The following proteins come from a genomic window of Candidatus Goldiibacteriota bacterium HGW-Goldbacteria-1:
- a CDS encoding acylphosphatase, protein MAGVLITVSGMVQGVGYRWHCRQQAAALGLKGYVKNLENGDVELKVFGERGDINGLISEITGRDKPFAVTGIKIDDISFDKSYNDFVIL, encoded by the coding sequence ATGGCCGGCGTGTTAATAACGGTAAGCGGAATGGTGCAGGGTGTGGGCTATCGCTGGCACTGCAGGCAGCAGGCAGCCGCGCTGGGGCTTAAAGGGTACGTGAAAAATCTGGAAAACGGCGATGTGGAACTTAAAGTATTTGGGGAGCGCGGGGATATAAACGGGCTGATATCTGAAATCACAGGGCGTGATAAGCCTTTTGCCGTGACAGGCATAAAAATTGATGACATATCTTTTGATAAAAGTTATAATGATTTTGTAATATTGTAA
- a CDS encoding RNA polymerase sigma factor RpoD (sigma factors are initiation factors that promote the attachment of RNA polymerase to specific initiation sites and are then released; primary sigma factor of bacterium), with product MKKKKKAAVGKKKIIKKVKSKKIKKTVVSVIAKKPGKKAAKKEEPSELAEDFAADTESEQDTEDVSGDKINIKRDLILKGIEDEEEDEKSILKAVNGKDALALYFDEIRAEKVLSAEEERDLIIKTQHGDDIAKAKLTKANLKLVVKIAKKYEYFGVPLIDLIEEGNIGLLKAVDKFEVERGFRFSTYATWWIKQSINRAIANQKNTIRIPVHILDVYHKYLKLLEKEVKDKGKIPENYDMARKLRIDPIKLNEILNIIKSPKSLDLEYESEDGEGGRSLKDTVEDMVQAKPDQELFDIEKKETMMELIRMLKPNEQQVIICRFGLENKQILTLEDIGKKLKLTRERIRQIEAIAIKKLKYFMKTADKK from the coding sequence ATGAAGAAAAAAAAGAAAGCGGCAGTGGGAAAAAAGAAGATAATTAAAAAGGTTAAAAGCAAAAAGATAAAGAAAACTGTTGTATCAGTAATTGCAAAAAAGCCGGGGAAGAAAGCTGCAAAAAAAGAGGAACCATCCGAACTTGCCGAAGATTTTGCCGCCGATACGGAATCTGAACAGGATACCGAGGATGTTTCAGGGGACAAAATAAACATAAAGCGGGACCTTATTTTAAAAGGGATTGAAGATGAAGAGGAAGATGAAAAATCCATATTAAAAGCGGTAAACGGCAAGGACGCCCTTGCCCTGTACTTTGACGAAATAAGGGCGGAAAAGGTATTAAGCGCGGAAGAAGAACGCGACCTTATTATTAAAACGCAGCACGGCGATGACATTGCCAAGGCAAAGCTGACCAAGGCAAATCTGAAACTTGTGGTGAAAATAGCAAAAAAATATGAATACTTTGGCGTGCCTTTAATTGATCTTATTGAAGAGGGCAATATAGGCCTTTTAAAAGCGGTTGATAAGTTTGAAGTGGAGCGGGGGTTTCGGTTCAGCACATACGCCACCTGGTGGATAAAGCAGTCCATAAACAGGGCTATTGCCAACCAGAAAAACACAATAAGAATACCGGTGCATATACTGGATGTATATCATAAGTATTTAAAGCTTCTGGAAAAAGAAGTAAAAGATAAAGGTAAAATTCCGGAAAATTACGATATGGCAAGGAAATTAAGAATAGACCCTATTAAATTAAATGAGATACTTAACATTATTAAGTCGCCAAAGTCCCTTGACCTTGAATATGAAAGCGAAGACGGCGAAGGCGGCAGGTCTTTAAAAGACACCGTTGAAGATATGGTACAGGCAAAACCGGACCAGGAACTGTTTGACATTGAAAAAAAAGAAACTATGATGGAACTTATCCGTATGTTAAAACCAAACGAACAGCAGGTAATAATCTGCAGGTTTGGCCTGGAGAATAAACAGATACTGACACTGGAAGACATAGGCAAAAAACTTAAACTTACGCGCGAGCGTATCAGGCAGATAGAGGCAATTGCAATAAAAAAACTTAAGTATTTTATGAAGACCGCCGACAAAAAATAA
- a CDS encoding adenine phosphoribosyltransferase, with protein sequence MMEKQIKKVIKDVVDFPKKGIIFKDVTPVFADAAVFKKLINALAKRYSGKKIDAIVGVESRGFIIGAPLAYKLGLPFVPVRKPGKLPRETYKEEYALEYGTNTLEIHKDAIKKGGKVIIVDDLLATGGTMEASAKLAERCGAKVAEMVFVVELDFLKGREKLNNYKVYSIVHY encoded by the coding sequence TTGATGGAAAAGCAGATTAAAAAAGTCATTAAAGATGTTGTGGATTTTCCAAAGAAAGGGATAATTTTTAAGGATGTAACGCCGGTGTTTGCTGATGCGGCGGTTTTCAAGAAGCTTATTAACGCTCTGGCTAAAAGGTATTCAGGCAAAAAAATAGATGCCATAGTGGGCGTTGAATCCAGGGGATTTATTATAGGCGCGCCGCTTGCCTATAAGCTTGGGCTTCCGTTTGTGCCTGTAAGAAAACCCGGAAAACTTCCGCGCGAAACATATAAAGAAGAATACGCCCTTGAATACGGCACCAACACACTGGAAATTCATAAGGATGCCATTAAAAAAGGCGGTAAAGTAATAATTGTGGATGACCTGCTGGCCACAGGCGGAACTATGGAAGCGTCCGCCAAGCTGGCAGAACGCTGCGGCGCCAAAGTTGCGGAAATGGTATTTGTGGTGGAACTTGATTTTCTTAAAGGCAGGGAAAAGTTAAATAATTATAAAGTCTATTCAATAGTACATTATTGA